The Formosa sp. Hel1_33_131 genome window below encodes:
- the rplE gene encoding 50S ribosomal protein L5, translating into MGYIPRLKQEYKDRVMSALTEEFGYKNVMQVPKLQKIVISKGVGAAVSDKKLIDYAIEEVTKISGQKAIATISKKDVATFKLRKGMPIGVKVTLRGEKMYEFLDRLVTSALPRVRDFNGIKANGFDGRGNYNLGVTEQIIFPEINIDKVNKISGMDITFVTDADTDKEAKSLLTELGVPFKKN; encoded by the coding sequence ATGGGATACATTCCAAGATTAAAACAAGAGTATAAAGACAGAGTAATGTCGGCTCTTACAGAAGAATTCGGATATAAAAATGTAATGCAAGTTCCAAAACTGCAAAAGATAGTGATATCTAAAGGTGTTGGTGCGGCTGTTTCAGACAAGAAGTTAATCGACTATGCAATAGAAGAGGTCACTAAAATTTCTGGACAAAAAGCAATTGCAACAATATCTAAAAAAGATGTTGCAACTTTTAAACTACGTAAAGGAATGCCAATTGGTGTTAAAGTAACCTTACGTGGCGAAAAAATGTATGAGTTTTTAGATCGTTTAGTAACATCTGCGCTTCCACGTGTTAGAGATTTCAACGGAATCAAAGCAAATGGATTTGACGGTAGAGGTAACTACAATTTAGGAGTTACGGAACAAATTATTTTTCCTGAAATAAATATTGATAAAGTCAATAAAATCTCGGGAATGGACATTACATTTGTAACCGACGCCGATACCGATAAAGAAGCGAAATCATTATTAACAGAATTAGGGGTCCCTTTTAAAAAGAATTAA
- the rplX gene encoding 50S ribosomal protein L24, with protein sequence MGKLKIKSGDTVRVIAGDHKGSEGKIVKVLIEKNKVIVEGVNMVKKHMKPSAQSPQGGIVEKEASIQISNLSLLTAKGETTRVGFKMEDGKKVRFSKKSNEVI encoded by the coding sequence ATGGGAAAGCTCAAAATAAAATCAGGAGATACCGTAAGGGTTATTGCTGGAGACCATAAAGGTTCTGAAGGTAAAATTGTGAAAGTATTAATAGAAAAAAATAAAGTGATCGTTGAAGGGGTAAACATGGTGAAAAAACACATGAAGCCTAGTGCTCAAAGCCCTCAAGGTGGTATCGTTGAAAAAGAAGCGTCAATCCAAATATCAAACTTATCTTTGTTAACTGCAAAAGGTGAAACAACGAGAGTTGGGTTTAAAATGGAAGACGGTAAGAAAGTAAGATTTTCAAAGAAATCTAACGAAGTAATTTAA
- the rpmC gene encoding 50S ribosomal protein L29, translated as MKQSEIKELSTAELQEKLSDTKKTYADLKMTHAISPLENPIQLRSVRRSVARLATELTNREVQ; from the coding sequence ATGAAACAATCTGAAATTAAAGAACTATCGACAGCTGAGTTACAAGAGAAACTTAGTGATACGAAAAAGACTTACGCGGATCTGAAAATGACCCACGCAATATCACCACTCGAAAATCCAATCCAATTACGATCTGTAAGACGATCTGTAGCACGGTTGGCAACGGAGTTAACAAATAGAGAAGTGCAATAA
- the rpsH gene encoding 30S ribosomal protein S8: MYTDPIADYLTRIRNAVRANHRVVEIPASNLKKEITKILFDQGYVLSYKFDDTTVQGTIKIALKYNKETKEPVIKKIQRISKPGLRKYSGSSDHPRILNGLGIAIVSTSHGVMTGKQAQRENVGGEVLCYVY, encoded by the coding sequence ATGTATACAGATCCAATAGCGGATTACTTAACAAGAATTAGAAACGCAGTTCGTGCAAATCACAGAGTTGTAGAGATTCCTGCATCTAATTTAAAGAAAGAGATTACAAAAATATTATTCGATCAAGGATATGTTTTAAGTTACAAATTTGATGACACTACTGTACAAGGTACTATCAAGATAGCACTCAAGTACAATAAGGAAACCAAAGAACCTGTAATCAAAAAAATCCAAAGAATAAGTAAACCAGGTTTACGTAAATACTCAGGATCTAGCGATCATCCACGTATTCTTAATGGCCTTGGAATTGCAATCGTTTCAACTTCTCACGGAGTGATGACAGGAAAGCAGGCTCAAAGAGAAAATGTTGGTGGCGAAGTATTGTGTTACGTTTACTAA
- the rplR gene encoding 50S ribosomal protein L18, protein MALSKNDRRQRIKNRIRKIVNGTASQPRLAVFRSNKEIYAQLVDDVTGVTISAASSRDKDISTSKGSKIEIATLVGKSVAAKAIKAGVESITFDRGGYLYHGRVKSLAEGAREAGLKF, encoded by the coding sequence ATGGCATTATCAAAAAACGATAGAAGACAAAGAATTAAAAACAGAATACGTAAAATTGTAAATGGGACAGCGTCTCAACCTCGATTGGCTGTTTTTAGAAGTAATAAAGAAATTTATGCTCAATTAGTAGACGACGTCACTGGTGTAACCATTAGTGCGGCTTCTTCAAGAGATAAAGATATCAGCACTTCAAAAGGATCTAAAATTGAAATCGCAACATTAGTTGGGAAGTCAGTAGCAGCAAAAGCAATAAAGGCAGGTGTTGAAAGCATCACTTTTGATAGAGGTGGTTATTTATATCACGGTAGAGTAAAATCATTAGCGGAAGGCGCTAGAGAAGCAGGACTTAAATTCTAA
- the secY gene encoding preprotein translocase subunit SecY: MKFIETLKNVWKITELKDRILLTLGLLLVYRFGAQVVLPGIDASQLGSLASKTDSGLLGLLNAFTGGAFAKASVFALGIMPYISASIVVQLMGIAIPYLQKLQKEGASGQKKITQITRWLTIGICLVQAPAYLTSLPALMGGTQAFTLGQGGVFYFSSIVILVTGCVFAMWLGEKITDKGIGNGISLLIMVGIIANMPLSFAQEFDSAVNQSQGGLIKILIELVIWFVIILASIMLVMAVRKIAVQYARRTASGGYEKNIMGSRQYIPLKLNASGVMPIIFAQAIMFVPGLLGGLDILKDSTVGQWLVANFAGNSMFGLWYNIAFALLIIVFTYFYTAITVPTNKMADDLKRSGGFIPGIRPGSETSEYLDKIMSQITLPGSMFLALIAVFPAIIVRLMDIQQGWALFFGGTSLLIMVGVAIDTMQQVNSYLLNKHYDGLMKTGKNRKAVQ; this comes from the coding sequence ATGAAATTTATAGAGACATTAAAAAACGTTTGGAAAATTACAGAACTTAAAGATAGAATTCTTCTAACTTTAGGTCTGTTGCTAGTATATCGTTTTGGAGCACAAGTTGTGCTTCCCGGAATTGACGCTTCACAGTTAGGATCTTTAGCATCCAAAACGGACTCAGGACTTCTTGGACTCTTAAATGCATTTACAGGTGGTGCCTTCGCAAAAGCTTCGGTTTTTGCATTAGGGATTATGCCTTACATTTCGGCTTCTATTGTCGTTCAGTTGATGGGAATTGCGATTCCTTATCTTCAGAAACTTCAGAAAGAAGGTGCTAGTGGTCAAAAGAAAATTACACAAATCACCCGTTGGTTAACAATTGGGATCTGTTTAGTACAGGCACCAGCCTACTTAACAAGTCTTCCTGCGCTTATGGGCGGTACACAAGCTTTCACTTTAGGTCAAGGTGGAGTGTTTTATTTCTCTTCTATAGTAATACTAGTAACCGGTTGTGTTTTTGCAATGTGGTTAGGAGAAAAGATTACGGACAAAGGTATTGGTAATGGAATCTCACTTTTGATTATGGTAGGTATTATTGCAAACATGCCATTATCATTCGCACAAGAATTTGACTCTGCTGTGAATCAATCTCAAGGAGGATTAATCAAAATTTTAATTGAACTTGTCATATGGTTTGTTATTATCTTAGCGTCGATCATGTTAGTCATGGCCGTAAGAAAAATAGCAGTTCAGTATGCAAGACGTACCGCTTCTGGTGGCTACGAAAAAAACATCATGGGGTCAAGACAATACATTCCTCTAAAGCTTAATGCTTCTGGAGTAATGCCAATAATCTTTGCACAAGCAATTATGTTTGTACCAGGTTTATTAGGAGGTCTTGATATCTTAAAAGATTCAACCGTCGGTCAATGGTTGGTTGCTAATTTTGCTGGAAATAGTATGTTTGGTTTATGGTACAACATTGCGTTTGCACTCTTAATCATTGTCTTTACTTATTTCTATACAGCAATTACAGTGCCTACCAATAAGATGGCTGATGATTTAAAACGAAGTGGAGGATTTATTCCTGGAATTCGACCTGGCTCGGAAACCTCAGAATACCTTGATAAAATAATGTCACAAATCACCCTACCGGGTTCTATGTTTCTAGCACTTATTGCTGTGTTTCCAGCAATCATTGTTCGCTTGATGGATATCCAACAAGGATGGGCATTATTCTTTGGAGGAACTTCATTATTAATTATGGTGGGAGTTGCAATCGACACCATGCAGCAAGTAAATTCATACTTGTTGAACAAACACTACGATGGCTTGATGAAAACAGGTAAAAATAGAAAAGCAGTTCAATAG
- the rplO gene encoding 50S ribosomal protein L15, protein MNLSNLRPAAGSVKSQGKRVGRGQGSGKGGTATRGHNGAKSRSGYSRKVGFEGGQMPLQRRVPKFGFTNINRKDYQGINLDTLQLLVDEKKIKSELDFETIVELRLGRKHELIKILGRGELKAKLKVSAHKFTATAKAAIEAAGGEVVTL, encoded by the coding sequence ATGAATTTAAGTAATTTACGACCTGCTGCAGGTTCAGTTAAAAGTCAAGGTAAAAGAGTCGGTAGAGGACAAGGTTCTGGTAAAGGTGGTACGGCAACTCGTGGTCACAATGGTGCTAAATCTCGTTCTGGTTACTCTAGAAAAGTAGGTTTTGAAGGTGGTCAAATGCCATTACAAAGACGTGTGCCTAAGTTTGGTTTCACAAACATTAACCGTAAAGACTATCAAGGAATTAATCTTGATACCCTTCAACTGTTAGTTGACGAAAAGAAAATTAAATCTGAATTAGATTTTGAAACAATCGTTGAATTGCGTTTAGGACGTAAGCATGAATTGATTAAAATTTTAGGAAGAGGTGAGTTGAAAGCTAAGTTAAAAGTTTCAGCACATAAATTCACAGCAACAGCAAAAGCGGCTATTGAAGCTGCTGGAGGTGAAGTTGTAACCCTATAA
- the rpmD gene encoding 50S ribosomal protein L30 yields the protein MAKIKVTKQKSAINRTQRQKLTLLALGLKKIGQTIEHEATPNILGMVNKVKHLVSVQEA from the coding sequence ATGGCTAAGATAAAAGTAACAAAACAAAAAAGTGCGATCAATCGTACACAAAGACAAAAGCTAACATTATTAGCGCTTGGTCTTAAAAAGATTGGTCAAACGATAGAACATGAGGCGACACCTAACATTTTAGGAATGGTCAATAAAGTAAAACATTTAGTTTCTGTACAAGAAGCTTAA
- the ykgO gene encoding type B 50S ribosomal protein L36: MKVRASIKKRSVDCKIVRRKGRLYVINKKNPRFKQRQG; the protein is encoded by the coding sequence ATGAAAGTAAGAGCATCCATTAAAAAGAGAAGCGTAGATTGTAAGATCGTACGTAGAAAAGGAAGACTTTACGTTATAAACAAAAAGAATCCTAGGTTCAAACAAAGACAAGGTTAA
- the rpsN gene encoding 30S ribosomal protein S14 codes for MAKESMKAREVKRAKVVAKYADRRKALKEAGDYQGLQKLPVNASPVRMHNRCKLTGRPKGYMRQFGLSRVMFREMANNGLIPGVRKASW; via the coding sequence ATGGCTAAAGAATCAATGAAAGCCCGTGAGGTAAAAAGAGCAAAAGTAGTTGCAAAATATGCGGACAGACGTAAAGCGTTAAAAGAAGCAGGCGATTACCAAGGATTGCAAAAATTACCTGTAAATGCATCACCAGTTCGTATGCACAACAGATGTAAACTAACGGGTCGTCCAAAAGGATATATGCGTCAGTTTGGACTCTCAAGAGTTATGTTCAGAGAAATGGCAAACAATGGATTAATACCCGGCGTTAGAAAAGCAAGTTGGTAA
- the rpsM gene encoding 30S ribosomal protein S13: protein MARIAGVDIPKQKRGVISLTYIYGIGRSRAKEILAEAKVDESTKVSDWTDEEIGRLRDAVGTFKIEGELRSEIQLNIKRLMDIGCYRGIRHRAGLPLRGQRTKNNSRTRKGRRKTVANKKKVTK, encoded by the coding sequence ATGGCTAGAATTGCAGGGGTAGACATCCCAAAACAAAAAAGAGGAGTAATCTCTTTAACTTATATCTATGGAATAGGTAGAAGTAGAGCTAAAGAAATTTTAGCGGAAGCAAAAGTTGATGAAAGTACTAAAGTATCCGATTGGACCGATGAAGAAATCGGAAGACTTCGTGATGCTGTTGGAACTTTTAAAATTGAAGGAGAACTTCGTTCTGAGATTCAATTAAACATTAAACGTTTAATGGATATCGGTTGTTACAGAGGAATTCGCCATAGAGCGGGTCTTCCTTTACGTGGACAACGTACGAAGAACAATTCAAGAACTAGAAAAGGTAGAAGAAAAACAGTTGCGAACAAGAAAAAAGTAACTAAATAA
- the rpsQ gene encoding 30S ribosomal protein S17 gives MEKRNLRKERVGVVTSNKMMKSIVVSEVKKVKHPMYGKFVLKTKKYVAHDEQNDCNEGDTVRIMETRPLSKSKCWRLVEIIDRAK, from the coding sequence ATGGAAAAAAGAAATTTAAGAAAAGAACGTGTAGGCGTTGTTACAAGTAACAAAATGATGAAATCAATAGTGGTTTCTGAAGTGAAAAAAGTAAAACATCCTATGTACGGAAAGTTCGTGCTAAAGACTAAAAAGTACGTAGCACACGACGAGCAAAACGACTGCAACGAAGGTGATACTGTAAGGATCATGGAAACAAGACCCTTAAGTAAATCTAAATGTTGGAGACTAGTAGAAATCATTGATAGAGCTAAATAA
- the rpsE gene encoding 30S ribosomal protein S5, which translates to MYQKYKSAELVKPSGLDLKDRLVGVQRVTKVTKGGRAFGFSAIVVVGDEAGVVGHGLGKSKDVASAIAKGIEDAKKNLVRIPLIKGTLPHEQKGKFGGARVNIIPAAPGTGVIAGGAVRTVLEAVGVHDVLSKSQGSSNAHNVVKATFDALLQLRDAKSIARERGISLTQVFNG; encoded by the coding sequence ATGTATCAAAAATACAAAAGTGCAGAACTAGTAAAACCAAGTGGGTTGGATTTAAAAGACCGTTTGGTAGGTGTGCAAAGAGTTACAAAAGTAACAAAAGGTGGTAGAGCATTCGGATTTTCAGCGATTGTAGTAGTCGGTGACGAAGCTGGTGTTGTAGGACACGGTTTAGGTAAATCTAAAGATGTAGCCAGTGCAATTGCGAAAGGAATTGAAGATGCTAAGAAAAACTTAGTTAGAATTCCTTTAATCAAAGGGACACTGCCTCACGAACAAAAAGGTAAATTTGGCGGAGCAAGAGTAAACATCATCCCTGCAGCACCTGGTACAGGGGTTATTGCTGGTGGAGCTGTAAGAACTGTTCTTGAAGCCGTTGGAGTACATGATGTTTTATCAAAATCCCAAGGATCTTCAAACGCTCACAATGTTGTAAAAGCTACTTTTGATGCTTTACTTCAATTAAGAGATGCGAAGTCAATAGCACGTGAGAGAGGAATTTCTCTTACACAAGTTTTTAACGGTTAA
- the infA gene encoding translation initiation factor IF-1, translated as MAKQAAIEQDGSIIEALSNAMFRVELENGHVVTAHISGKMRMHYIKLLPGDKVKLEMSPYDLSKARITYRY; from the coding sequence ATGGCAAAACAAGCAGCAATAGAACAAGACGGAAGCATCATCGAAGCATTATCAAATGCGATGTTCCGAGTAGAATTAGAAAATGGTCACGTTGTGACCGCCCATATCTCTGGTAAGATGCGTATGCATTACATTAAATTACTACCAGGTGATAAAGTAAAACTGGAAATGAGTCCTTACGATTTATCTAAGGCAAGAATAACTTATAGATACTAA
- the rpsK gene encoding 30S ribosomal protein S11 — MAKSSTKKRKVIVESTGEAHVTASFNNIIISLTNKKGDVISWSSAGKMGFRGSKKNTPYAAQLAAEDASGPAKEAGLKKVKVYVKGPGNGRESAIRSLHNSGIEVTEIIDVTPTPHNGCRPPKRRRV; from the coding sequence ATGGCAAAGTCAAGTACTAAAAAACGTAAAGTTATCGTAGAATCTACGGGGGAAGCACACGTAACAGCTTCTTTTAATAACATTATCATATCATTAACCAATAAAAAAGGCGACGTGATCTCATGGTCATCAGCTGGAAAAATGGGTTTTAGAGGTTCTAAAAAGAATACGCCTTACGCTGCACAATTAGCAGCAGAGGACGCTTCTGGCCCTGCAAAAGAAGCAGGTCTTAAGAAAGTGAAAGTATACGTTAAGGGCCCTGGAAATGGTAGAGAGTCAGCAATACGTTCTTTACACAACAGCGGAATTGAAGTTACTGAAATCATTGACGTAACTCCTACTCCTCACAACGGATGTAGACCTCCAAAGCGAAGAAGAGTTTAA
- the rplN gene encoding 50S ribosomal protein L14, which produces MVQQESRLKVADNTGAKEVLTIRVLGGTKRRYASLGDKIVVTIKDATPNGTIKKGAVSTAVVVRTAKEVRRPDGSYIRFDDNACVLLNPTGEMRGTRVFGPVARELRDKQFMKIVSLAPEVL; this is translated from the coding sequence ATGGTACAACAAGAATCAAGATTAAAAGTAGCTGATAACACTGGAGCAAAAGAGGTATTAACCATTCGTGTTCTAGGTGGTACAAAACGTAGATATGCATCCCTTGGTGACAAAATTGTTGTTACTATTAAAGATGCGACTCCTAACGGAACCATCAAAAAAGGAGCAGTTTCAACAGCCGTAGTGGTACGAACTGCAAAAGAAGTAAGACGTCCAGACGGATCTTATATAAGATTTGACGACAACGCCTGTGTTCTTTTGAATCCTACTGGTGAAATGAGAGGAACACGTGTTTTTGGACCAGTAGCAAGAGAACTTCGTGATAAGCAATTCATGAAAATTGTATCATTAGCACCAGAAGTGCTTTAA
- the rplF gene encoding 50S ribosomal protein L6, producing the protein MSRIGKNPVAIPEGVSLDITDNLITVKGKLGELTQEFSAISIKIEEGHVILERSSEHKDHKAKHGLYRALIFNMIQGVTTGWSKELELVGVGYRASNQGNKLDLALGFSHNIVLNIAPEVKVETVSDKGKNPIIKLTSHDKQLVGQVAAKIRGFRAPEPYKGKGIKFVGEVLRRKAGKSA; encoded by the coding sequence ATGTCAAGAATAGGAAAAAACCCAGTAGCGATTCCAGAAGGAGTGAGCTTAGATATAACGGATAACCTTATTACGGTTAAAGGTAAACTAGGGGAGCTAACTCAAGAATTCTCTGCTATAAGTATTAAAATAGAAGAAGGACATGTTATTTTAGAACGTTCTTCTGAACATAAAGATCACAAAGCAAAACATGGTCTTTACAGAGCTTTAATTTTTAACATGATCCAAGGTGTTACTACTGGATGGTCAAAAGAATTAGAACTCGTAGGAGTTGGATATAGAGCATCTAATCAAGGAAATAAACTTGATTTAGCTTTAGGATTTTCTCATAATATTGTTTTGAACATCGCTCCTGAAGTAAAAGTAGAGACAGTTTCAGACAAAGGGAAAAACCCAATTATCAAATTAACGTCACACGACAAACAACTTGTTGGACAAGTTGCTGCTAAAATCCGTGGTTTCAGAGCGCCTGAGCCATACAAAGGAAAAGGAATTAAGTTCGTAGGCGAAGTATTAAGAAGAAAAGCAGGTAAATCAGCTTAA
- the rpsD gene encoding 30S ribosomal protein S4 yields MARYTGPKTKIARKFGVAIFGEDKSFEKRNYPPGQHGNNRRRGKKSEYAIQLMEKQKAKYTYGVLEKQFRNMFKKATASRGITGEVLLQLCESRLDNVVFRMGLSRSRSGARQLVSHRHITVNGGIVNIPSYSLKAGDIVAVREKSKSLETIESALSNSSVVYEWITWNNDTKSGTYVSIPERIQIPEQINEQFIVELYSK; encoded by the coding sequence ATGGCAAGATATACTGGTCCTAAAACAAAAATCGCCCGTAAGTTTGGCGTAGCAATCTTCGGAGAAGATAAATCTTTTGAAAAAAGAAACTACCCTCCAGGACAACACGGAAATAACAGACGTCGTGGTAAAAAGTCTGAATATGCAATCCAGTTAATGGAGAAGCAAAAAGCTAAGTACACCTACGGTGTATTAGAAAAGCAATTTAGAAACATGTTTAAGAAAGCAACCGCTTCACGTGGTATTACTGGTGAGGTGCTTTTACAACTATGTGAATCTAGATTAGATAATGTTGTTTTCAGAATGGGATTATCTCGTTCTAGAAGTGGAGCTAGACAATTAGTATCGCACAGACACATTACAGTAAATGGCGGAATCGTAAACATTCCTTCTTACTCTTTGAAAGCTGGCGATATCGTTGCTGTCAGAGAAAAATCTAAATCATTAGAAACTATCGAATCTGCTTTATCAAACTCTTCAGTAGTTTATGAGTGGATTACTTGGAACAATGACACGAAATCTGGAACATATGTTTCTATTCCTGAGCGAATTCAAATACCAGAACAAATCAACGAGCAATTTATCGTTGAACTTTACTCTAAATAA